In one Nyctibius grandis isolate bNycGra1 chromosome 19, bNycGra1.pri, whole genome shotgun sequence genomic region, the following are encoded:
- the TCF15 gene encoding transcription factor 15, which translates to MAFTMLRPVAARVLYPDLSILSEDEENRSESDTSDQSLGCCEGAEARRKLPRKPGPVVMVKQRQAANARERDRTQSVNTAFTALRTLIPTEPVDRKLSKIETLRLASSYISHLANVLLLGEGCEDGQPCFSALYGAKGDLDSKQPRSICTFCLSNQRKGGSRRDLGGNCLKVRGVTPLRVSRR; encoded by the exons ATGGCCTTCACCATGCTGCGCCCCGTGGCCGCCCGCGTGCTCTACCCCGACCTCAGCATCCTCTCGGAGGACGAGGAGAACCGGAGCGAGAGCGACACGTCGGACCAGTCGTTGGGCTGCTGCGAGGGCGCCGAGGCTCGCCGCAAGCTGCCGCGCAAGCCGGGGCCCGTGGTGATGGTGAAGCAGAGGCAGGCGGCCAACGCGCGGGAGCGGGACCGGACCCAGAGCGTCAACACGGCCTTCACCGCCCTGCGCACCCTCATCCCCACCGAGCCCGTGGATCGGAAGCTCTCCAAGATCGAGACCCTCCGCCTGGCCTCCAGCTACATCTCCCACCTGGCCAACGTGCTGCTGCTGGGCGAGGGCTGCGAGGACGGGCAGCCCTGCTTCAGTGCCCTCTACGGCGCCAAGGGCGACCTGGACAGCAAACAGCCCCGCAGCATCTGCACCTTCTGCCTCAGCAACCAGCGCAAAGGg GGCAGCCGGAGGGACCTCGGGGGCAACTGCCTGAAGGTGCGAGGGGTGACCCCGCTGCGAGTGTCGCGGAGATGA